The Neodiprion lecontei isolate iyNeoLeco1 chromosome 2, iyNeoLeco1.1, whole genome shotgun sequence genome segment TTTAATTGAAGTCATCGTGATAATGTTGTTGCGAAATCAATATTGCGCAGTGATTTCAgtttaaaaatcgatatttcgaACACAATTCTTCATTAATCCTAGCAAAATAAATGTAAGGTGATCACTTTGATGAGCTTGATACCATACAAAGAGGCTTCATACATACGAAATATTGCGTAATAAAGATAACTTGCAATTAGTACTTTAAGAAAAGTATTTATTATTCTCCAAAGATACGATCATCGAATACTGAACAAAAAACTACCGGCATACAAATCACATACCTATGGTTTACATTAAACGTAGGTTTACTTTTCCATATCAATGCGATTATCGTTCTATGTACGCATGTTCTGTCTCCCGCAAAAATCATAGTGGCTTGTGAAATCTTTTCTCCACAGATCCGTCAGCATCCGAGTCCTCCGGTGCCGATGACGAGGCGGGCGGTACTCTGACGGAGTTTCGCCGACGTAAGAACAGCCTGTACAAGACAACGGGTCGCAGCTCGCCGTCGCTTCTCGAAGAGGAAACGCTGCCGCCAGGAGACGCAGTGATAGTAGATTGCGTGGCATTGGTGCATCTCGAAGCGGACCAGTCGCCAACGGATCCTGGTCAGCCGGTGCGGCATCCGTCGCCTTACTACTACGGCGACCTCTTCAAGGCGAGCGAAGAACTGCCGCGTCCTCAGCCAGGAAGATACCGGAAGAGCGTGAGCCTCGACGTCCCGGGGGAAAGATCGAGGACACCGGGACTACCAAAGAGGAATTCGGTGGCCGGTGATGGTGGTGGAACGTTCAACAACAACCAGGATCTAGTGAGCCCAACATCGGGGAGTGAGCAGCATGCCGTACCTCACGGTGGGAACGAGATACTTTCATCGTGCATTATCACAGAGTGGGACAGCACCCTCATGCCGCCGCATCGCCTCCTCAGTCACGACATACCGAGTGCCGTTTGCACCTGCGTCGTGTCACCGGACGATGAGGATGTAGATCCGCCCCTGCGCCAGGCGCGCAAGCTTCGCCGGACTCGAAAAATAGACCCTCAGCTAGTCCTGCTCGAGGACGAAGccgacgaggacgaggagaCCGCCGACAAGGAGGAGGCAGAGATGGCCAGGCAGCGACGTCTCTACGAGACCGCGTTCGACTCCAAGGTCAGCCGATCGGACGACGACCTCGACGATCATGACCGTCTTACCAACCATCCGGTCCTCCATGCCCCCTCGAGGATCACGGCGGTCCTGCAGCCGAAGGCCCCGTCCCCGGTGCCGGAGCCCTTCCACGCTTTCGAGCCGGTCAGCTGCCCCGTCAACAACGCGTACGCCTCGAAGGAGCGACGCAAGGTAGTTTTACTCCGCCCAAAACCGATTCCGAGCCGCCTTCAGCAAACCGACAATATATCGTCTCTGTCCCAGGACATCGAATCCCTCCAGGTAAACTCCAGCGACGAGAAGAACTCCTCGCCCCGGCTGCCTCTCCGCGGTTACGCGCCCGCGCCGCCCTCGCCGCCATCGACAGCCCCACTTCCGGCCAAGTTTCACGGCCGGAAGGACCATCTTCTTCTGAACATACGCAGCGCTCCGAATCTGCCGTCCCAGGCCGATCATCCGCGGCTCAAGGACACGAGACTACCAGTGAAATCCCTACGCGCCAAGGAGTCGCCACAGAGCAGCGAGGGAAGCATATTGGAGATTAAGGGACGGCCAAAGAGCGAGGCTCCCGATGCTCAAATGCGCCGGCTTGACAAGGAACTGATCCTTGAATTTAAGGGCAGGCCAAAGGAGGAGAAACAACGTCCTCGGAGCCTCATTCGCGAGACCCGTCCGATAATGGAGTTCAAGGGAAGGCCTCACGAGGCTGAGGAACACCTTCCGAGACCACGGAGAGAGGCGGGAATCCTCGAGTTTAAGCTTAGGACGACTCGCCGGAGGATGGGCTACTCTAGTACGGAGAGCATGGCcaccagcagcagcggcgGGAGCATGGAGTCCCTGAGGAGCAGCACCAGCGAGGGAAACAGGTCGACGAGCAGCTCGGAGAGTCGGCACAGCACGAGTCTAAGCTCGCACAGTTCGGACAGCGGTAGCACGAGCTGCGTGAACAATCATCAGCAGAACACACTGACCGGCTTCTTGACCCACCATACGAACAAGCTCCACATCCTGTCTCCGATATCGGACAAATCGTCGCAGGAACCGGCCTCTGAGACGTCGGATAACAACCGAAACAACAATTCCCAGAAGGGCTCGCCCGAGGAGGCGCAGACCCTGACCACTGAAAACCCAACCGTGAACGCGAACAACGTGACATCGCCGACTGACACTTCGTTCAAGAAACGCCGGACGCCTCAGAACAAGAATCTCATCAATCTCGCCCTGCAGTCGTCCTCGTCCGGTGACACTGAAATTCAGGGATCGGACAGCGGGATCTCGATCGAATCTCGCGCCGGGATAAAGTGCAAGCCCTTCGGTTTTCACCTTCTCAAACCGCAAGTCGATAACCTCAACCTGGTCCACAATGAACCTGAACTCTCTGACCTTCCGTTTGACATGCCGAAACTACGTAGACGGCGACTTCTCATGCAGCAGGACGCCACCACATCCGGCAGTGCCACTAGCGTCGATCTCCGCGACCTTCCGTTCGACATGCCTAAACTACGAAGACGCCTGAGGTGCACTCAGAGTATCGAATCTAGTGCGTCACAGGCCTCGTCGAGCTTGTCTGTACGTGACATTGACGTCCCTATCTTGTTCGGTGAGTCACcactttgaataaaaatattgaggtATGTTACAAACGGAGGCtaagcatttttcaaatcagatGTACGCTTCTTCATCAGTATGTTCAATGCTGTTTGGAATCATTATGTGAAGAAATTGGTCGGTGTGTATACCATGGAACAATTTTCTGACGAGTGCGAAAGCTTGGTATCATATGGTATCAGACTAATATGAGTTATTGTTACAATAATACCAAATTATCGTCCATAGAAGTATACAGCGATATTCTTTTTACAGTGTATGAAGACAATCGAAACTACTGGTcgaaatttagaatttttcaaaatcatggaATAATTTGAAGTCTTACGATTGTACAGTCTTTAATTAAAGTACATACGCACTTTTCGTTTCAACATAACGTTTGGACTAATAGAATGAAATGATCGTCAAGCTGATGACGTAATATTTGAACAATGTTTAGGTATTATTAGAACAGCTCCTGGGGTCGATAATACTCTTCCTTTCGAAGTGGAATTGATAACATCTCGAGTTTCTCGTTGATCTTGACGTAAAAGTACCTACCTAAGATAATATTTTAGGaacatcaaagtttgaaaGACAGGCAAAAATGAGAGATACCCCTTTAATATTTTAAGTACCGTGGCAGTTTGACACTTGATAATCAAAACCACTCAGACAGTGTCTAACGATGTTAGGACTCACTTACTTAGCGTCACGGAGTTTTCCCCTCGGCAGATGCGCGTGACCTTTAAAAATGGAATGCCCACCGCTTAGCGCTTGCGCTACAGTTTCTTCATCGAGCCATTTTTAACccgaaataatatttttccaaaaagaACCTTTTACTTTTCTCTTCACCCCTAACAATTCCTGGTCGTCGGACACTTTCACGCTTGCTTCTACCATTACTCTAAAGGATTGTAATTTGAGCCTGGATTACGATCGTCGCGGTAAGCCCTGTAATACATGTAATACCAGAGCACACGACGTCGGCCCAACTGAAATTAGTCAGGCGATTAAACTGCAACGTATAGCCCCGGGCTGAGCGAAGACTCCCCCTACTTCTGGGCGACATCATCCCTGTTTTGATGGGAGTTTGAACGATACCCGTCTGAAGCATCTTCGAAGCGCGGTTATACGAATTGCATGCCCATTTGTAATATAAACGCTACATTCGCAGGTGTTTTGAACAATCTGGTGCTCTCTTGGCTGAGAAACCAAACTACGAAGGACCGTGAAaacctcaaaaattcaacttctAGTATGGTTTATCCGTAACGCTGGATAGTCACTGATCATAAAACTTGCATTGTCATACAATTTTTCGATCAGAAGTTTTTGATGAACCGCTTTCACTTTGAACGCAGCCATGTGTAAGATGGTTTTTATCATAGATCCTGAATTTATCCCGCAGCTCGTATACTTCAAAAAACTGTTACACGAGTTCCCTGACAAGAAACGTCAGTTTGGTGCCCACCTCCGATTTCGTTGCAATTCATGTACGTTGCagaatgttgaaaattatttgtagaaaaatataatatatagtttTATAAAACATACCGGTGATCGATCAGATACTTTGAGCAGGACATCAGCAATCAAAACCGCAAATTTTTATGCGGTAATGAACTTATTTTCACAGTAAAGTTGAAACACGAAATCTGATATCTATTCtcctgaattttcaaaatacttaTCACAAAGGTGCTTTGTCGCGAGTGGAAGAGTCTAGGAAGTTTAACTGGCTGTTAAATCAGGGTCAAGCTTATCCGGGCAGAAATCCGTTTCCAATCTGAGTCCCGAGGAACGGGCCATCCGTCTTCGCGTTAATATCAACGCCTCGCGAGCGTCATTCCGTAAGCAGAGAATCGGTGATTCTTAAATCGCCATTCGTTTGTCGTCGAGTATTGCGAAAAGGGCTTGTAACATATGGGACAAGACGGATCGGCGCTGTGGACCCAGAGAACGGTCTGATGGATGTCCAGACGGTGTCACGATCTCCAAACGAGCTTTTAACGGGGCGAATAAACGGGGAAATTCCGTCGTCTTGATCACGCTATGATTGCGATACGAGGGTACGTTTTTTCCCCTAACAAGAGTAATTATTGCCGTGTGTGAGCGATTTGCCGAGATTATGGACGAGGGACAAGACGTACCTCGAGGACGCAATTACAGTGGATCGAACGTACCGAATCGCATTGCCGACATGAGGTATTCACAGAAATCGACTTTACTCCCGACACCTGAATGagcgaggaaaaaagaaaaacaacgcGACAGGGAACTCGAAAAAAAGTGACGTCAGCTACGAGTAGTGCTTGGCTTTATTTTACCGGTGTGTAGTAGACGTGCATTGTGCTTCCAGACAAAAGGTGGGCCACCGCCTGGCTGGAAATCGAAGTAGGTGCCGTTTCGTTCGCATGCGTAGGTGTATGACGTATGTACGTCTGTCTGATTGCAAAAGCTCCGAGTGTGTTATTTGCGGCCACAAAAATGTGCATTCGGAATCCGTTGTAGCAATTCGTGGACTACAACGATCACGGATGACTCATGGTGACGTCGCGTGTCGCAAAACTATAATCATGCGATATCGACCAGGCTAGAAAAAGGATACGAgatggtttaaaaaaaaaaaacctgattAACCGCCCACGTCACGGCATCGATTCCAGGAGGCTATAGATGTCCGGTAATTAAACCGATTCTTTCAGCCCTGAGCCTAGGGTTATTTTTATCTCTCACGGATCATTAATTCCTGAGATCTTTGTTACTCGGCAAGTTCGTTGACTGAAGCGATAACAGCCCCTTCGCCTTATCTCGAGCTACGCGGCTGACTGAACTGTGCAGAAATTAAAGTAGGAACAGCTCCGTTGTGAAATATGTGGAGGAAAAACCCGCTGCCATGACAAGGGAAAAGCGAAATTCTCTTTCCACATTCGGAAGGTGCGTGCGTTCTTTACTGTACTCCGTGTGCACTTCGTGGAAAAGACTCGCGATTATCTAATCACCCCTGTCTACGGGTTCTCGACCCCCTTTATAACAAAAATGGATTCGAATTGTGCAGATCACGATCAGCGTCATTGAACGTTTCAAAATTCGGTTTTGAAGTCAGTCCCGCATGTTTCGGCCGGCACATCCCGCACAGGGGTTGCTAATCTTATTACAATTCTCTAAAGCCTTGTAAAGATGAAAAAGTCTCTTAGGTAAAGCCAATTTCTGTAACCTGATTCCGTTCCATATCAAAAGTCCCGGCAGCCTACTCAATAACTGGATATGTATAATGACTTTAGTCGCATTGGCCACTGCGCTGCGATGTAGCAGTTTATATGTATAGCTGCTACCTGCTGCCTTCTCCTCGTTCGCCCATTCTTGAATTATATATTAAATCTAGTGGCGGTCCTTCACACCAGATGAATGTTTTATAACGTATTTATAAGCTACCCTCCGAGAATGTTTTTCCTGTGTTTCATGATGAAACCAAGATTCGGCTGAGCGAAATTTACGAACGAGGTATAAGGTGGAGGACAGATCTCATGATTCAATTATAAAAGGACTGTGGGTATGAGCtcactttcaaaaatgggAAAGATACGGATTCTTAGACTGACTTCAAGTGTTAGGGACTCCAATTTATCAGTACGGATGCATGATTCGCATTGGACAtaacattttttgatttcaaaaatatgttggCTGAAATTTCGATTGTTGTAACCATCCATAGTTTATCTCATAGTTTTCACACTAATATCGTCAGAAACTGATCTTAAGTACATTTTACATTGGCGATGATAATTCTTGTGTTAAATCGCGCGTTGAATCTAACCAGTACGAACGCTGTAAAGTTTGACATTCGTTCTTATTGTTAACGTAGCTTAAGATACcgccgaaaaacaaaaaattcgatttcgaaGCCAGACGCCTTGGTTGAGCGAGAAAAGTGGATCCACTTATAAAAAAGCAGTCGCCGCAGCAGCAGCGAGTGCCGATAAACCAGCATCTCGAGTTGGCTCACTAACCCCAATGATGTGGTACGGATAACAAAGATCAATTGAACGGTTCTCGCGAGCGTATCGACGAGTCCAAAGTGTATAGCCAGCCGAAGGTCAGACCCGTTGAACTTTCTTTTCTGATGTGGAAACACTCTTCACCCAGTTTCATCGTGAGTGGGTAAATCTTTGACACGACGATATTGTTTGAGCTCCAGACAAATTGGAATACCGGATACATCAGGGACCTCCGACGATAAAGGGATATGCGCATCCTGTTTCACGGCAGATACTGCAGACCACGGTATCCAGGGGCGTTGGCTCCGTTAGTTCATATTTCATGAGGATCTCGATGCATCAAGAATTCCGGGCAGGTCCAAAGTGTTTGTTACATGAGAGGTGAGAGGCGAGATAAGAGCCTTCGCTGGCAGGATACATCTGCTACCAGATGCTGCACCAGTCGACACGTGTGCAGCAGTGCGCGATGCCTCACAGTGTAATGTAGGTTTTCGAAAGCTGTGAGATCATCATAATGGGATACAACCCCATGAATAACGCAAACGTGGCTGGCTTCCTCTGGACATCGGTTGTCTAGCTTCGCTTCCACTGACATTTGTTGAGGCGAATACACTCGGCGATGCCTCGTCCAATAAAAACTCTCACCAAATTGCTTCGAGCATCACGCAATAAATACGCATCAATACCGCTCCCGACCAACTGTCACGAGTCGTCGTGGCGCGTCAGGATCCTTCGTGCCTACCCACCCAGTCGAATGGCGCAAACCAATACATCCTGATTTTCTAAGGGAATTAAAAGTTTCCCGCTGTCGCTCGGTGACGCCTTCAACGTCCCGGTATTTCCCTGGAGGACGCCGCAAACCGCCAAGACGCCTAGACACTGCGACGTGCCTGCGATCTTGGGTAACGTCATGCACCGCATTTTATTCCGAACAACATATCCCGCTCGTCTGTCAGTGAAACTTGAACATTTCCGATTTACTCCTCGTTTCTA includes the following:
- the LOC107225825 gene encoding uncharacterized protein LOC107225825 translates to MDRMWRRVQGATGGGRRSAACCGCPSQPCQLHVDQRAKRGGGRKSRGGPRTIVCGCQVQPCPVHPVLVRVRRTRPTGTAAPRECECDCPQDRPCPHTNRGSLTRRAHRRCGCNAEGSCHHHTTSSGTPRRRVTSTPEVTNACDCPDKSGCAHKSGASDPACDCIAMPCSHAVKTRGPRAPQCADCVPGSLQTCTHKPSNSEGRIKRVKCRVRRAGCAMARCTAELAMLHLHWELATECAPCRPRALTRRLCRRQQSDNELYRSNSFKFERFERSREEHATPLRKQISLCDEYSLPVDFVNKRRPASVAAATSTVQWALPSPTTENAEVEVVEEYSDPRDSRAKAYSEPSEELSLPKLYAKVNRDYCRPYTDPSASESSGADDEAGGTLTEFRRRKNSLYKTTGRSSPSLLEEETLPPGDAVIVDCVALVHLEADQSPTDPGQPVRHPSPYYYGDLFKASEELPRPQPGRYRKSVSLDVPGERSRTPGLPKRNSVAGDGGGTFNNNQDLVSPTSGSEQHAVPHGGNEILSSCIITEWDSTLMPPHRLLSHDIPSAVCTCVVSPDDEDVDPPLRQARKLRRTRKIDPQLVLLEDEADEDEETADKEEAEMARQRRLYETAFDSKVSRSDDDLDDHDRLTNHPVLHAPSRITAVLQPKAPSPVPEPFHAFEPVSCPVNNAYASKERRKVVLLRPKPIPSRLQQTDNISSLSQDIESLQVNSSDEKNSSPRLPLRGYAPAPPSPPSTAPLPAKFHGRKDHLLLNIRSAPNLPSQADHPRLKDTRLPVKSLRAKESPQSSEGSILEIKGRPKSEAPDAQMRRLDKELILEFKGRPKEEKQRPRSLIRETRPIMEFKGRPHEAEEHLPRPRREAGILEFKLRTTRRRMGYSSTESMATSSSGGSMESLRSSTSEGNRSTSSSESRHSTSLSSHSSDSGSTSCVNNHQQNTLTGFLTHHTNKLHILSPISDKSSQEPASETSDNNRNNNSQKGSPEEAQTLTTENPTVNANNVTSPTDTSFKKRRTPQNKNLINLALQSSSSGDTEIQGSDSGISIESRAGIKCKPFGFHLLKPQVDNLNLVHNEPELSDLPFDMPKLRRRRLLMQQDATTSGSATSVDLRDLPFDMPKLRRRLRCTQSIESSASQASSSLSVRDIDVPILFGGGTARPKMTLNLDAGGMDGVGGKVGLKKPGGLCLGLPLEMGTSRGSADLVDADLPLERQGWYHGSITRIEAEAVLRLLREGSYLVRNSESTKQDYSLSLKSARGFMHMRIQRNEELNAYILGQFSKPFETIPEMVRHFSVNRLPIRGAEHMCLLHPVIAQLL